In the genome of Taurinivorans muris, one region contains:
- a CDS encoding 4Fe-4S dicluster domain-containing protein — protein sequence MSQQYIIYADSDKCRGCKKCELACIASHNGVTIKEAAKLRKDHEPRVHVVKTDTLKMPVQCRQCEEAPCALICPTHALVQDDRGKVVMRTEFCAGCGLCVMACPYGAISRTFVEITEDEKTRLARKDPRLISVRCDLCEQWRASEGKEVSACVEACAFGALRMMPLEEYRALMHGEALSHTALEKEAPSNSALSESKPEQ from the coding sequence ATGTCACAACAATATATTATTTATGCCGATTCCGACAAATGCCGCGGTTGTAAAAAATGCGAATTAGCCTGCATTGCATCCCATAACGGCGTCACCATTAAAGAAGCAGCGAAACTGCGCAAAGACCATGAACCGCGTGTTCACGTTGTAAAAACCGATACGCTCAAAATGCCCGTTCAATGCCGCCAATGCGAGGAAGCTCCCTGCGCGCTCATTTGTCCGACCCACGCCCTTGTTCAGGATGACAGGGGAAAAGTTGTCATGCGCACCGAATTTTGCGCAGGCTGCGGGCTTTGCGTCATGGCTTGCCCCTATGGTGCAATCAGCAGGACCTTTGTGGAAATCACGGAAGATGAAAAAACACGCCTTGCGCGAAAGGACCCCCGCCTTATTTCTGTTCGCTGCGACCTTTGCGAACAATGGAGAGCCAGTGAAGGCAAAGAAGTCAGCGCATGCGTTGAAGCATGCGCATTCGGGGCGCTTCGTATGATGCCCTTAGAAGAATACAGAGCCCTCATGCACGGTGAAGCGCTCTCCCATACCGCACTTGAAAAGGAAGCCCCAAGTAATTCCGCCCTCTCCGAATCTAAACCGGAACAATAA
- a CDS encoding shikimate kinase: MMHAFKSLALIGLRGSGKTSLGTFLAKKLDFAFFDTDEVFKNKEKRSIAEFVAQNGWEAFRQREEEILSEMPQSQAVVSCGGGIVLREKNRLCLKQSFFTVFLDVPVQELVQRLNRDLKKDQRPAFTDKSLAEEMSELHSARLSLYLEACHYRLQQHEGLEREADLVLKQYADFLK, translated from the coding sequence ATGATGCATGCATTTAAAAGTTTAGCTCTTATCGGTTTACGCGGAAGCGGAAAAACTTCCCTTGGAACATTTCTTGCCAAGAAGCTTGATTTCGCTTTTTTCGATACTGACGAGGTGTTTAAAAATAAGGAAAAGCGAAGCATTGCAGAGTTTGTCGCTCAAAACGGCTGGGAAGCTTTTCGGCAGAGGGAAGAGGAAATCCTTTCGGAAATGCCGCAATCGCAAGCCGTCGTATCCTGCGGCGGCGGGATTGTTTTACGGGAAAAGAACAGACTATGTCTGAAACAATCTTTTTTTACGGTGTTTCTTGACGTTCCCGTGCAAGAGCTTGTGCAGCGGCTGAACAGGGATTTGAAGAAAGATCAGCGTCCCGCTTTCACGGATAAGAGCCTTGCGGAAGAAATGAGCGAACTTCACAGTGCACGGTTGTCCTTATATCTTGAGGCTTGCCATTACCGTTTGCAGCAGCATGAGGGCTTGGAACGGGAAGCGGACTTGGTTCTTAAACAGTATGCGGATTTTTTGAAATAA
- a CDS encoding complex I subunit 5 family protein, whose translation MLSTAIIQSFLYVGIIISLGGLILASRLSKTYLAFLGLCIADIGYVCIGLSIPNDSAYIGSIALMSFNAVARLAALIALIRMAKVSRALKLPLAGIAKELPYSSVVFALALFSAIEISPFFTPDAKHHILYGAILLGDPLHISSYGIAVLVTLINIAKLVMTLFIVHSLFQGNSYSHKTENAWNDFKTSPLLLHLFFAVLVIFGLGSHEFIHYLTTTYAQNTFSQQFPDFTLTWKTETLILYMGAALVLAGGFILPSLRKPLAFVIAAVSFIFAALDHSGSALSYFFAVLSGFMAMIITLYSFGYIKHNETSYYALLLLMFASILGLLTSENSGSFFVFWEIMTLSSYVLVAFDDTPKAHYAAKKYFLMSGIGAVIMLPALLMLQLHNAQELYALLTAKEAINVFLYVCLIALFIGFGVKAGVFPFHSWLPDAHPAAPSSVSAPLSGILTKTGLYGMLFFFSTFLGFGLLQNSLVCPFFKLPSIGVVLILLGIITMFYGEIKAYQAIEIKRLFAYSTIGQIGEICMTLGVFSYLATTGALFHIFNHAVMKDLIFLCTGVFILRSGFTKIEDLKGLGKVMPFTASCMVIGLLSILGLPPLAGFNSKFIMLLGLAEYSPYLAALMLLASFIGCVYYTRIIRILVFEKYTGPQVADATPAMKAALGALAFLCVLFGIYPELVLNTLIAPVTDLIADKGGFNLSGQGLDLVSLTTVTWKSPALIIVLGAVLPVILRKNPMQSGIASVFVLGFASVALLVTMGQYDTLSCIFALGITVIGATTACYSIGYLEHNHAQWRYYASFLCMCGGLVGVATSSNLFSFFFFWEIMSSWTLYFVIIHEETRESLWEGFKYFLFNMIGAGFLFLGVILTVHWLGTADFAEMKNSFTQLDAGKVTVLFALLTIGFLMKAAQLPFRIDVQMHPATAPTPVSGYISSVLLKSALFGLAKLFLVFGGISLFAEHINLAYLSEISLYIGAVTIVMAASFAVLQSDIKLVLIYSTVSQLGYMVVGISLGTSLGVAGGILHLVNHLFFKDLLFLVAGVIIAQTHIYSMDKMGGLGLKMPKTLALFAIGAVCVIGLPPSNGFTSKWIIYHALMEQGYVLPAILSLIGSVLTLAYMTKFLHSVFLGQVKPSMETVHEAPKTMLIPMALLSLGCIVTSVFPGFVLLAINKILLSAGLQPLDVAPWGINSGKGAWNATLTAILFFIVWYIGQKVLRKFSKQERQTAIYTCGIPAENFAPSTSQDIYSTKILFGTENK comes from the coding sequence ATGTTGTCAACAGCAATTATTCAATCTTTTCTTTATGTAGGTATCATTATCAGCTTAGGCGGTTTAATACTTGCTTCACGTTTATCCAAAACGTATCTCGCGTTTTTAGGCTTATGCATTGCTGACATCGGCTATGTCTGCATTGGTTTGTCGATACCAAACGATTCCGCATACATAGGAAGCATTGCATTAATGAGTTTCAATGCCGTTGCGCGGCTTGCGGCTTTAATTGCTTTAATAAGAATGGCAAAAGTCAGCCGGGCATTGAAACTGCCCCTTGCCGGAATAGCAAAAGAACTCCCTTATTCTTCTGTTGTTTTCGCTCTCGCTCTTTTCAGCGCCATTGAAATATCTCCTTTCTTCACCCCTGACGCAAAACACCATATCCTTTACGGCGCCATACTCCTTGGCGACCCGCTCCATATTTCAAGCTACGGAATAGCGGTGCTTGTCACGCTGATCAACATCGCCAAACTTGTGATGACTCTTTTCATTGTCCATTCTCTCTTCCAAGGAAATTCCTATTCCCATAAAACGGAAAACGCATGGAACGATTTCAAAACAAGCCCGCTTTTGCTTCATCTCTTCTTTGCGGTTCTTGTTATTTTCGGATTAGGTTCCCATGAATTTATCCATTACCTGACAACAACATATGCACAAAATACTTTCAGCCAGCAATTCCCCGATTTTACGCTGACATGGAAAACAGAAACCCTTATCCTTTATATGGGTGCGGCGCTTGTTCTTGCCGGCGGTTTCATTCTTCCCAGCTTGCGCAAACCGCTTGCTTTTGTCATTGCCGCCGTTTCTTTCATCTTCGCCGCGCTTGACCATTCAGGCTCCGCCCTTTCTTATTTCTTTGCCGTTCTTTCCGGATTTATGGCAATGATCATCACCCTTTATTCCTTTGGATACATCAAACATAACGAAACAAGCTATTATGCCTTGCTCCTTTTGATGTTCGCTTCCATTTTAGGATTACTGACAAGCGAAAATTCAGGTTCTTTCTTTGTTTTTTGGGAAATCATGACGTTAAGCTCCTATGTCCTTGTCGCTTTCGACGATACTCCAAAAGCGCATTATGCGGCAAAAAAATATTTTCTCATGTCCGGCATCGGGGCGGTGATCATGCTTCCTGCTTTGCTTATGCTGCAGCTGCACAATGCACAGGAACTATATGCCCTGCTCACAGCCAAAGAAGCAATAAACGTGTTTCTTTACGTCTGCCTTATCGCTCTGTTCATCGGCTTTGGCGTTAAAGCCGGTGTTTTTCCATTCCATTCATGGCTTCCCGACGCCCACCCCGCCGCGCCTTCCTCTGTTTCCGCTCCTCTTTCCGGTATTCTTACCAAAACGGGCTTATATGGAATGCTCTTTTTCTTTTCAACGTTTTTAGGGTTCGGACTTTTACAAAATTCCCTCGTCTGCCCATTCTTCAAACTCCCCTCAATAGGCGTCGTCCTTATCCTTTTGGGCATTATCACCATGTTTTACGGGGAGATCAAAGCCTACCAAGCAATAGAAATCAAACGCCTTTTCGCCTATTCCACCATCGGGCAGATCGGTGAGATTTGCATGACACTGGGCGTTTTCTCCTATCTTGCGACGACAGGGGCATTATTCCACATTTTCAACCATGCGGTCATGAAAGATTTGATATTCCTTTGCACAGGCGTTTTCATTCTCCGTTCCGGATTCACCAAAATCGAAGATTTGAAAGGGCTCGGAAAAGTAATGCCTTTTACCGCCAGCTGCATGGTTATCGGCTTGCTTTCCATTTTGGGTCTGCCCCCTTTGGCAGGCTTCAACAGCAAATTCATCATGCTTTTGGGTTTGGCGGAATACAGCCCTTATTTAGCAGCCCTCATGCTTCTTGCAAGCTTCATCGGCTGTGTGTACTATACAAGAATCATCCGTATCCTTGTTTTTGAAAAATACACCGGACCGCAAGTTGCCGACGCCACTCCCGCAATGAAGGCAGCCTTGGGCGCACTTGCTTTCCTCTGCGTCCTTTTCGGAATTTATCCGGAACTTGTTCTCAATACGCTCATAGCTCCGGTAACCGATCTTATCGCAGACAAAGGCGGTTTCAACCTTTCCGGTCAAGGTCTTGACCTTGTCAGCCTGACCACGGTCACATGGAAAAGCCCCGCCCTTATTATCGTACTCGGAGCGGTTTTACCTGTCATTCTGCGCAAAAATCCCATGCAAAGCGGTATCGCAAGCGTTTTCGTGCTTGGTTTCGCAAGCGTTGCTTTGCTTGTGACCATGGGTCAATATGACACCCTGTCCTGCATTTTTGCACTCGGCATCACAGTAATCGGAGCGACAACAGCTTGCTATTCCATTGGATATTTGGAACATAACCACGCCCAATGGCGTTATTACGCATCTTTCCTCTGCATGTGCGGCGGTTTGGTCGGCGTTGCGACTTCCTCGAATTTGTTCAGCTTTTTCTTCTTCTGGGAAATCATGAGTTCGTGGACTTTGTATTTTGTCATTATTCATGAAGAAACCCGTGAATCCCTTTGGGAAGGCTTTAAATATTTCCTCTTCAATATGATTGGGGCGGGTTTCCTCTTCCTTGGCGTGATTTTAACCGTTCATTGGCTCGGAACTGCCGATTTTGCAGAAATGAAAAACAGCTTCACCCAACTGGACGCAGGAAAAGTCACCGTGCTTTTTGCACTGCTGACCATCGGCTTCCTCATGAAAGCCGCCCAGCTTCCTTTCCGTATCGATGTGCAAATGCACCCGGCAACGGCACCAACCCCCGTATCCGGCTACATTTCTTCGGTACTGCTGAAAAGCGCGCTTTTCGGGCTTGCGAAACTTTTCTTGGTATTCGGCGGAATAAGCCTTTTCGCAGAACATATCAACCTTGCCTATCTCAGTGAAATCTCACTGTATATCGGTGCGGTAACTATCGTTATGGCTGCTTCGTTCGCAGTTTTGCAAAGCGATATAAAACTTGTGCTTATCTATTCAACAGTAAGCCAGCTCGGTTATATGGTCGTCGGCATTTCCCTCGGCACTTCGCTTGGAGTGGCGGGAGGCATTTTACATCTTGTCAACCACCTTTTCTTTAAGGATTTATTGTTCCTTGTTGCCGGTGTCATTATCGCCCAAACCCATATTTATTCCATGGACAAAATGGGCGGACTGGGATTGAAAATGCCTAAAACGCTTGCTCTGTTCGCCATTGGTGCTGTCTGTGTCATCGGCTTGCCGCCAAGCAACGGCTTCACCTCAAAATGGATTATTTACCATGCGCTTATGGAACAAGGCTATGTGCTTCCTGCTATTTTATCCTTGATAGGCAGCGTGCTCACCCTTGCCTATATGACGAAATTCCTGCACAGCGTTTTCTTGGGACAAGTGAAACCAAGCATGGAAACTGTCCATGAAGCGCCGAAAACCATGCTTATCCCCATGGCATTGTTATCCCTTGGCTGTATCGTCACCAGCGTATTCCCCGGCTTCGTTCTGCTCGCCATTAACAAAATATTGCTCAGTGCGGGATTACAGCCTTTGGATGTCGCTCCTTGGGGTATCAACTCCGGAAAGGGCGCTTGGAATGCGACGCTTACGGCAATTCTGTTCTTCATTGTTTGGTATATCGGGCAGAAAGTTCTGCGCAAGTTCAGTAAGCAGGAACGGCAAACAGCTATTTATACCTGCGGTATTCCTGCCGAAAACTTCGCTCCGTCAACTTCACAAGACATATACAGCACGAAAATCCTATTCGGCACTGAAAATAAATAA
- a CDS encoding nickel-dependent hydrogenase large subunit yields the protein MENTPLETKSFSLPLGPIHVALEEPMYFKLDLEGERVKHVEITSGHVHRGMELLATKRNFFQNVVLVERVCSLCSNSHPLTYCLAIENLAGIKVSPKAQALRILAEEIKRTASHLFNVAILAHVIGYKSLFMHMMEVREIMQDVKETVYGNRMDIAANCIGGVKYSINTELLDFVEKSIVRTENHIKELVDIYASDKMILARTKNVGRISAEDVIKYGLVGPVARGSNVNIDTRRDAPYLIYDQLDFDVITETGCDVHARAMVRLRETLESIKIIKQLIRNIPEEGNLSVLLPHIKAGEAMARSEAPRGELFYYVHTDGTDMPLRLKWRVPSYMNWEALEVMMKDCEVADVSLIVNSIDPCVSCTER from the coding sequence ATGGAAAATACACCTCTTGAAACCAAAAGCTTTTCCCTTCCTTTAGGCCCTATCCATGTCGCCCTTGAAGAACCGATGTATTTTAAACTCGACCTTGAAGGGGAAAGAGTGAAACATGTTGAAATCACTTCCGGACACGTCCACCGCGGTATGGAACTTTTAGCCACCAAACGGAACTTCTTTCAGAATGTGGTTTTGGTGGAACGTGTTTGCTCCCTTTGTTCCAACAGCCACCCGCTGACCTATTGTTTGGCAATTGAAAATTTGGCAGGCATCAAAGTTTCCCCGAAAGCCCAAGCCCTGCGTATTTTAGCGGAAGAAATAAAACGTACCGCCTCCCACCTTTTCAACGTTGCCATTTTAGCCCATGTCATCGGTTACAAATCACTTTTCATGCACATGATGGAAGTCAGGGAAATCATGCAGGACGTGAAAGAAACCGTTTATGGAAACCGCATGGACATAGCTGCCAACTGCATTGGCGGCGTAAAATATTCCATCAACACCGAGCTTCTTGATTTTGTTGAAAAAAGTATTGTACGGACAGAAAACCATATCAAAGAACTTGTCGATATTTACGCAAGCGACAAAATGATTTTGGCACGTACCAAAAATGTCGGACGCATATCCGCCGAAGACGTGATCAAATACGGATTGGTCGGACCTGTTGCCCGCGGCAGCAACGTCAATATCGATACCAGACGCGACGCCCCTTACCTTATTTACGACCAATTGGATTTTGACGTTATCACTGAAACGGGCTGTGACGTTCACGCAAGAGCGATGGTCCGCCTTAGGGAAACACTGGAATCAATAAAAATCATCAAACAGCTTATCCGCAATATTCCGGAGGAAGGAAATCTGAGCGTTTTGCTTCCGCACATCAAAGCCGGAGAAGCCATGGCACGCTCCGAAGCTCCCAGAGGCGAACTTTTTTATTACGTCCACACAGACGGAACGGATATGCCGTTGCGCTTGAAATGGCGTGTTCCGTCCTATATGAACTGGGAAGCCTTGGAAGTAATGATGAAAGACTGCGAAGTTGCGGACGTTTCCCTTATTGTCAACAGTATCGACCCTTGTGTTTCCTGCACAGAGCGATAA
- a CDS encoding 4Fe-4S dicluster domain-containing protein: MFKFLKILIRNIFQGPATEAFPLAPAPTPDRFRGRVSINPDLCVGCGICKHVCTGGAINISPSDDKTGYHYTVWYNSCCLCGSCRYYCPTNAISIVNNWHNSHFQEEKYKMAETHFIPYMHCEGCGAPMRVLPPHIAAKIYAHSPVDVNKIIKLCPSCRQIATAEQQGELHESKPE, from the coding sequence ATGTTCAAATTTCTTAAAATATTAATAAGAAATATTTTTCAAGGACCTGCAACAGAAGCATTTCCTTTGGCGCCTGCTCCCACTCCAGACAGATTTCGCGGACGGGTAAGCATAAATCCGGATTTGTGCGTGGGCTGCGGAATTTGCAAACACGTCTGCACAGGCGGTGCCATCAATATAAGCCCGAGCGATGATAAAACAGGTTACCATTACACTGTATGGTACAATTCCTGCTGTCTTTGCGGATCATGCAGGTATTACTGCCCGACCAACGCCATTTCAATAGTCAATAACTGGCATAACTCCCATTTTCAGGAAGAAAAATATAAAATGGCGGAAACCCATTTTATCCCCTATATGCATTGCGAAGGCTGCGGTGCTCCCATGCGCGTCTTACCTCCCCATATCGCAGCGAAAATTTATGCGCACAGCCCTGTTGACGTAAATAAAATCATCAAACTTTGCCCAAGCTGCCGGCAAATTGCCACAGCGGAACAGCAAGGAGAACTCCATGAATCAAAACCAGAATAA
- a CDS encoding NADH-quinone oxidoreductase subunit B family protein, translated as MSFLNNLATKSPWLFRINAGSCNGCDVELATTAFIPRFDVERLGCKYCGSPRHADIVLITGPLTIRIKDQVLKVWNEIPEPKVTVAVGICPISGGVFKEGHSIQGPLDKYLPIDVNIPGCPPRPQAIMEGVLLAKEIWLKRIEEAKRKGVRRVQIS; from the coding sequence ATGAGTTTCTTAAATAATTTGGCAACAAAATCACCTTGGCTTTTCAGGATAAACGCAGGGTCCTGCAACGGCTGCGACGTGGAACTTGCAACAACGGCGTTCATTCCCCGTTTCGACGTTGAACGGCTTGGCTGCAAATATTGCGGAAGCCCCCGCCATGCGGATATTGTTCTGATAACCGGACCTTTGACAATAAGAATAAAAGATCAAGTGCTCAAAGTTTGGAATGAAATTCCCGAACCGAAAGTCACTGTCGCTGTGGGCATTTGTCCTATTTCCGGCGGTGTTTTCAAAGAAGGGCACAGCATTCAGGGACCGCTTGACAAATATTTGCCGATCGACGTGAATATTCCGGGTTGCCCTCCGCGCCCTCAGGCCATTATGGAAGGGGTATTGCTTGCGAAAGAAATTTGGCTGAAACGTATTGAAGAAGCGAAACGCAAAGGAGTTCGCCGTGTTCAGATTTCTTAG
- a CDS encoding respiratory chain complex I subunit 1 family protein, translating to MQDNYSYLAFLGVAVFNLLIFPGGLFALGLGVLFKGLDRKIEARLQRRVGPPVIQPLIDIVKLSGKEAMIPETAQRPLFQSAPLLGFVGMAVCASLLPIPGVSQGLPYMGDMLVYFYLLQLPAVALMIAGSSSSSPFGTLGFSREMTLMFAYEIPLLMIILAIAMKVGGDNFAEFSLMNIINYQEQNGQFITNWVMLPAFFAYLFFLPGTTGVPPFDIPEAETEIVEGPLLEYSGISLAFFQLTGAIKSIVVLGFGVVVFFPMTLGDNILVNILWFALKCFILMLVSCTFVKSATGRFRIEQAFGFYLKIPALLAAISLILVWLDF from the coding sequence ATGCAGGATAACTATTCATACTTAGCTTTTCTTGGAGTTGCAGTATTCAATCTCCTTATTTTTCCGGGAGGCTTGTTCGCGCTCGGCTTGGGCGTCCTTTTCAAAGGTTTGGACAGAAAAATCGAAGCGCGCTTGCAGCGGCGCGTCGGACCGCCGGTCATCCAGCCTCTTATCGATATTGTGAAGCTTTCCGGCAAGGAAGCGATGATTCCTGAAACAGCCCAGCGTCCTTTGTTCCAATCCGCGCCGCTTCTCGGTTTTGTCGGAATGGCGGTTTGCGCTTCATTGCTGCCCATTCCGGGGGTATCGCAGGGATTGCCTTACATGGGTGATATGCTGGTCTATTTTTATTTGCTGCAATTACCAGCCGTAGCCCTCATGATTGCGGGTTCTTCCTCAAGCTCCCCTTTTGGAACGCTTGGCTTTTCACGGGAAATGACATTGATGTTCGCCTATGAAATTCCGCTTTTGATGATAATACTCGCCATCGCCATGAAAGTGGGCGGTGATAATTTTGCGGAATTTTCTCTGATGAATATTATCAATTATCAGGAACAAAACGGACAGTTCATCACAAATTGGGTGATGCTTCCCGCTTTTTTCGCCTATCTTTTCTTCCTTCCCGGCACAACAGGCGTGCCTCCTTTCGACATTCCGGAAGCGGAAACGGAAATCGTCGAAGGTCCGCTTCTTGAATATTCAGGAATAAGCTTAGCCTTTTTCCAGCTTACCGGCGCAATCAAAAGCATCGTTGTTTTGGGATTTGGCGTTGTTGTTTTCTTTCCTATGACTTTAGGGGATAATATCCTTGTGAACATTTTGTGGTTCGCCCTCAAATGCTTTATCCTCATGCTCGTTTCCTGCACTTTTGTAAAGTCTGCAACCGGCAGGTTCAGAATTGAACAGGCATTTGGTTTTTATCTTAAAATTCCCGCACTTTTGGCAGCAATAAGCCTTATCTTGGTATGGCTTGATTTTTAG
- the aroC gene encoding chorismate synthase, translating to MFNTFGSLFRLTSFGESHGPGIGGVIDGCPAGIEVDEGFIQAELDKRKPNNAFAGAAGTTRNEADKIKILSGVYEGRTTGTPFAFFIENTNQKSQDYSKLADSYRPGHADRGYDMKYGFRDPRGGGRSSGRETIARVVGGALAQLYLKKIGIEIFAYTEAIDGIYAKDFGEISLSSCGERQFFAPNVEVVNHWQKRIEEVRKDLDTLGGVVCIEAHGVPAGLGEPVFQKLDACLSYALMGVGAVKAVEIGDGTAVAASRGSKNNDGLQYDDEGNLCYASNHAGGIEGGISNGQPIIARAYVKPIPSVAKEQKTVSKQGENIVLSIGGRHDICAIPRIVPVLKAMAAITLMDMVLLQKRMENNGIS from the coding sequence ATGTTCAATACTTTCGGTTCTCTTTTTCGATTGACTTCTTTCGGGGAGTCCCACGGTCCGGGCATAGGCGGAGTCATTGACGGCTGTCCTGCCGGAATTGAGGTTGATGAAGGATTTATCCAGGCTGAACTTGACAAGCGCAAACCGAACAATGCGTTTGCCGGTGCGGCGGGAACCACAAGGAATGAAGCGGATAAAATAAAAATTTTATCGGGCGTTTACGAAGGACGGACAACCGGAACACCCTTTGCGTTTTTTATTGAAAACACAAATCAGAAGTCACAGGATTATTCAAAACTTGCAGACAGTTACAGACCCGGACATGCCGACAGGGGCTATGATATGAAATACGGGTTTCGCGACCCGAGAGGCGGAGGGCGTTCTTCCGGACGTGAAACCATTGCCCGTGTTGTGGGCGGAGCACTTGCCCAGCTTTATTTAAAAAAAATCGGTATTGAAATTTTTGCCTATACGGAAGCCATAGACGGCATTTATGCGAAAGATTTCGGTGAAATTTCTTTATCTTCCTGCGGTGAAAGGCAATTTTTCGCGCCCAATGTCGAAGTGGTCAATCATTGGCAAAAACGTATCGAGGAAGTCCGTAAGGATTTGGATACGCTTGGCGGTGTTGTTTGCATTGAAGCTCATGGTGTTCCGGCAGGGCTTGGAGAGCCTGTCTTTCAAAAGCTGGATGCTTGTTTGAGTTATGCCCTCATGGGGGTTGGGGCGGTTAAGGCTGTTGAAATCGGTGACGGAACAGCTGTCGCCGCGAGCCGCGGCTCAAAAAATAATGACGGTTTGCAGTATGATGATGAGGGAAACCTTTGTTATGCGTCCAATCATGCGGGCGGTATCGAGGGCGGTATTTCAAACGGACAGCCCATTATTGCGCGGGCATATGTGAAGCCTATTCCTTCGGTCGCTAAGGAGCAAAAAACCGTTTCAAAGCAAGGTGAAAATATTGTGCTGTCCATTGGGGGCAGACATGATATTTGTGCCATTCCCCGCATTGTCCCCGTTCTTAAGGCAATGGCTGCGATAACGCTTATGGATATGGTCCTATTGCAAAAACGTATGGAAAATAATGGAATTTCATAA
- a CDS encoding NADH-quinone oxidoreductase subunit C gives MNQNQNKTIETIKETFERTDFPNLVWTSNHYNNFYAWLKLKNPADLPKAAELLQSLDARLCTVTAYSEDRSLEANRRAIAYHFAIKSVLFCVTIQIYDEETLEPLKVPSITPYFRNADWNEREFMEMYDIQIIDHPNPKRLFLDERLDKGIMTKLIPFSSMVHGTGSKNLWEQVMLEKIGYVPESFKQSFKEPAFTKVEETKLDAPKPQTEEKE, from the coding sequence ATGAATCAAAACCAGAATAAAACAATAGAAACCATAAAGGAAACTTTTGAACGGACCGATTTTCCAAACCTTGTTTGGACTTCCAACCATTATAACAATTTCTACGCATGGCTCAAACTTAAAAATCCCGCCGACCTGCCAAAAGCGGCAGAACTTCTGCAAAGCCTCGATGCCCGTTTATGCACGGTCACTGCTTACTCCGAAGACCGTTCGCTTGAAGCGAACCGCCGTGCGATAGCCTACCATTTCGCCATTAAAAGCGTTCTGTTTTGCGTCACCATACAAATTTACGATGAGGAAACCTTGGAACCGCTGAAGGTTCCTTCCATTACCCCGTATTTCAGAAATGCCGATTGGAATGAACGGGAATTTATGGAAATGTATGACATACAAATCATTGACCACCCGAATCCGAAACGTTTATTTTTGGATGAACGCCTTGATAAAGGTATCATGACAAAGCTTATTCCGTTTTCTTCCATGGTACACGGCACAGGAAGCAAAAACCTTTGGGAACAAGTCATGCTTGAAAAAATAGGGTATGTGCCTGAAAGCTTTAAACAATCATTTAAAGAACCCGCCTTTACCAAGGTAGAGGAAACCAAACTTGACGCTCCAAAGCCTCAAACCGAAGAAAAGGAATAA
- the hypA gene encoding hydrogenase maturation nickel metallochaperone HypA yields the protein MHETVIASSLLKIITEETAKQHKNLYVDEIHLKIGLLNCIEAQTVQGCFEILAENTRAEHAKMIIERLPLQGFCNDCQKNISITKRHFVCPLCQSGNVDWQGGNEMQITSIKVHEKKEEEKE from the coding sequence ATGCACGAAACGGTCATTGCTTCTTCTTTGCTCAAAATCATTACGGAAGAAACAGCAAAACAGCATAAAAACCTTTATGTGGATGAAATCCACTTGAAAATAGGCTTATTAAACTGCATAGAAGCACAAACGGTTCAGGGTTGCTTTGAAATCTTGGCAGAAAACACCAGAGCCGAACATGCGAAAATGATAATCGAACGCTTGCCCCTGCAAGGTTTCTGCAATGATTGTCAAAAAAACATAAGCATAACGAAAAGGCATTTTGTCTGCCCATTATGCCAAAGCGGCAATGTTGACTGGCAAGGCGGCAATGAAATGCAAATAACCTCTATAAAAGTACACGAAAAAAAAGAAGAGGAAAAAGAATAA
- a CDS encoding C40 family peptidase, producing the protein MLKPFGNILLLLGLCLFFLAGCLPNLNFAVGRQDNTLFSLGSDSANYSQISNQVVRTAATQIGQRYRLGGESPRTGFDCSGLIYWAYKQHGINIPRVTTSQAKVGQKIGRNNLRAGDIVVFRTRNSPNGLHTGLYAGNNKFIHSPNARSRVKLEPLDGSWWGERFMYGRRVVVPRFAQGS; encoded by the coding sequence ATGTTAAAACCGTTTGGAAATATTTTATTGCTGTTGGGTTTGTGCCTGTTTTTTCTGGCAGGCTGCTTGCCTAATCTGAATTTTGCCGTAGGCAGGCAAGACAACACGCTTTTTTCTTTAGGTTCTGATAGTGCGAATTATTCGCAAATCAGCAATCAGGTCGTGCGCACAGCCGCAACGCAGATAGGACAGCGTTACAGGCTTGGCGGCGAATCCCCCCGTACCGGTTTCGATTGTTCAGGGCTTATTTACTGGGCGTATAAGCAGCATGGCATCAATATTCCTCGCGTTACGACCTCACAGGCGAAAGTAGGGCAAAAAATCGGAAGAAATAATTTGAGAGCCGGTGACATTGTTGTTTTTCGCACCCGTAATTCCCCTAACGGCTTGCATACAGGGCTTTATGCGGGCAACAATAAATTTATCCATTCCCCTAATGCGAGAAGCCGGGTGAAGCTTGAACCTCTTGACGGTTCTTGGTGGGGAGAGCGTTTCATGTACGGACGGCGTGTTGTCGTGCCGCGGTTTGCGCAGGGATCATAA